A region from the Arachis ipaensis cultivar K30076 chromosome B01, Araip1.1, whole genome shotgun sequence genome encodes:
- the LOC107614153 gene encoding LOW QUALITY PROTEIN: BTB/POZ domain-containing protein At1g55760 (The sequence of the model RefSeq protein was modified relative to this genomic sequence to represent the inferred CDS: substituted 1 base at 1 genomic stop codon): protein MSDSAYKVDTTSRLAQWRIDNLASCTYRKSDPFKIGKWNWXKLVELKNRVLFVKLYPEISNLTRDNPPIASFIIRVVSSVGDRKSLTHPEIRDKLIKSNEDFVWAIEVPLTGKFIIDVEFLDLKTASPNGEEPCSIWAAGFTQQRSNATALETLGKMLTEGIHTDITINASDGSIGAHRAVLAAQSPVFCSMFSHDLKEKELSTVNIQDMSIEACQALLNYLYGIIKNDEFLMHRLALLHAADKYDISDLREACHESLLEDIDTKNVLERLQNASLYRLMKLKMSCIRYLVKFGKVFEIRDDFNCFMQNADRDLIAEVFHEVLDAWKGF, encoded by the exons ATGAGCGATTCTGCTTACAAGGTCGACACCACCTCCCGCCTTGCTCAATGGCGAATCGACAACTTGGCCTCTTGCACTTACCGCAAATCCGATCCTTTCAAGATCGGAAAATGGAACTGGTAAAAGTTAGTTGAGTTA AAGAACAGGGTTTTGTTTGTTAAATTGTATCCAGAAATTTCGAATCTAACACGAGATAACCCCCCGATTGCGTCCTTCATCATTAGGGTGGTTAGTTCTGTTGGAGATCGCAAGTCCCTCACTCATCCAG AGATAAGAGATAAGCTGATAAAGAGCAACGAGGACTTTGTTTGGGCAATTGAGGTTCCACTAACTGGGAAATTCATTATCGACGTTGAGTTCCTTGATTTGAAGACTGCATCCCCAAAC GGTGAGGAACCTTGTTCTATTTGGGCTGCGGGTTTTACTCAGCAAAGATCAAATGCGACGGCGCTTGAGACTCTGGGTAAAATGCTAACAGAAGGGATTCACACAGACATAACCATCAATGCTTCGGACGGAAGCATAGGAGCTCACAGGGCAGTTCTGGCTGCCCAGTCGCCTGTGTTTTGCAGCATGTTTTCGCATGATCTCAAGGAGAAAGAGCTGTCAACTGTCAACATCCAAGACATGTCGATTGAAGCTTGCCAGGCACTTCTAAATTATCTCTATGGGATCATTAAGAATGACGAGTTTTTGATGCATAGATTAGCCCTTCTACATGCTGCTGATAAATATGACATATCTGACTTGAGAGAGGCATGTCATGAGAGTCTTCTAGAAGACATTGACACGAAAAATGTCCTCGAGAGGCTCCAGAATGCGTCGCTGTATCGGCTGATGAAACTGAAGATGAGCTGTATTAGATATCTTGTGAAATTTGGTAAGGTATTCGAAATTCGCGATGATTTCAATTGctttatgcaaaatgcagataGGGATTTGATTGCTGAAGTCTTCCATGAAGTTCTTGATGCATGGAAAGGATTCTGA